In one Rhodoligotrophos defluvii genomic region, the following are encoded:
- a CDS encoding ABC transporter ATP-binding protein: MNAPAPIRELSVAGLSVRSAAGPIVRDVSLLLRPGTPVTLLGESGSGKSLVAQAVMGTLPPDLEASGTIRLDGMNLFSAPPGERRKLWGRRIALLPQEPWLALDPTMRTGEQVAEVHRFVHGRGVQDSSMRAENNLGEVGLGQAGALYPFQMSGGMCQRVAIAIAHASDSGLLIADEPTKGLDADLRDSVVARLKQEIEAGRLLLTITHDIAVARALGGTVGVMLEGRLVDYGPANEVLTSPSHGYSRALFAADPEAWPRRTPPPAGNAVIAGRGLAKSFGDRTVFKDLDVEVRAGEVVAIVGPSGCGKTTAGNVLLGLVLPDVGRVERRGGVAPFRFQKLYQDPPAAFAPHQTIRKGLEDLVRLHRREWRAVERLLVRLKLQHDLLDRLPNQISGGELQRFAILRTLLLDPVFLFADEATSRLDPLSQKEVIELLLEIVEKSGLGLLLVTHDLALAERVATRMIRLGAV, translated from the coding sequence ATGAACGCACCGGCCCCCATCCGCGAGCTTTCCGTCGCGGGGCTGTCGGTTCGTTCCGCGGCCGGCCCGATCGTGAGGGACGTTTCCCTGTTGCTGCGGCCGGGCACGCCCGTGACTTTGCTCGGCGAGAGCGGTTCCGGCAAGTCCCTCGTCGCGCAGGCGGTGATGGGCACGCTGCCGCCGGACCTCGAGGCATCAGGGACCATTCGCCTCGACGGCATGAACCTCTTTTCTGCTCCGCCCGGCGAGCGCCGGAAGCTCTGGGGCCGCAGGATCGCGCTTCTTCCGCAGGAACCGTGGCTGGCGCTGGACCCGACCATGCGCACGGGCGAGCAGGTCGCCGAGGTGCATCGCTTCGTGCATGGGCGCGGGGTCCAGGACAGCAGTATGCGCGCAGAGAACAATCTGGGGGAGGTTGGGCTCGGCCAGGCGGGCGCGCTCTATCCCTTCCAGATGTCGGGCGGCATGTGCCAGCGCGTGGCGATCGCCATTGCCCATGCGAGCGACAGTGGTTTGCTGATTGCGGATGAGCCGACCAAGGGCCTCGATGCGGATCTGCGCGACAGCGTGGTGGCGCGGTTGAAGCAGGAGATCGAGGCCGGCCGGCTCCTGCTCACGATCACCCATGACATTGCGGTGGCGCGGGCGCTCGGCGGCACGGTCGGGGTCATGCTGGAGGGCCGCTTGGTGGACTACGGCCCCGCGAACGAGGTGCTCACCAGCCCCAGTCATGGCTACAGCCGTGCGCTGTTTGCGGCCGATCCGGAGGCTTGGCCGCGCCGCACGCCGCCGCCTGCGGGAAATGCCGTGATCGCCGGCCGTGGCCTTGCCAAGTCTTTCGGCGACCGGACCGTGTTCAAGGACCTCGACGTCGAGGTGCGCGCAGGCGAGGTGGTCGCCATCGTCGGGCCCAGCGGATGCGGCAAGACAACGGCCGGCAACGTCCTGCTCGGCCTGGTGCTGCCCGATGTCGGCAGGGTCGAGCGGCGCGGGGGCGTTGCTCCCTTCCGGTTTCAGAAGCTCTACCAGGATCCTCCCGCTGCCTTCGCGCCGCACCAGACGATACGCAAAGGCCTGGAGGATCTCGTGAGGCTGCACCGGCGCGAGTGGCGCGCGGTGGAGCGGCTTCTGGTGCGGCTCAAGCTCCAGCACGATCTCCTCGACCGGTTGCCCAACCAGATCTCGGGAGGCGAACTGCAGCGCTTTGCCATTCTCCGCACGCTGCTGCTCGACCCCGTTTTCCTGTTCGCCGACGAGGCGACCTCCCGGCTCGATCCTCTGAGCCAGAAGGAGGTGATCGAGCTGCTGCTGGAGATCGTGGAGAAGAGCGGGCTCGGCCTTCTGCTGGTCACACACGACCTTGCGCTGGCCGAACGTGTAGCCACACGGATGATACGGCTCGGCGCGGTATGA
- a CDS encoding ABC transporter permease has product MSTETASVGTAPPRPPSRSRFAGAGLLAALAAFAILGPWLVRADPAAQDFGASLAPMGGEYLLGADHYGRSLLARLAHGARLSFGMALLTMLTAAIPGVLFGLLAAWRGGWLERAFDLLANMVLALPGLMLVLLLLAFAPGNFGPLYLGLALTLWVEFYRVTRATTASVLKQPHIEAGKLLGFGPGYILRSYVLPVIAPNIATLAAFAMAAAIIAVSTLSAISVGLQPPTPELGSMIVELLPYYAEAPLHVLLPALLIFLLVLALQLVAQRDDR; this is encoded by the coding sequence ATGAGCACCGAGACCGCTTCAGTCGGCACCGCGCCACCCCGGCCGCCTTCCCGCTCGCGTTTCGCCGGCGCGGGGCTGCTCGCGGCGCTGGCTGCCTTCGCGATCCTGGGGCCCTGGCTGGTGCGAGCGGATCCCGCAGCGCAGGATTTCGGCGCCAGCCTTGCCCCCATGGGCGGCGAATATCTTCTCGGTGCGGATCACTACGGCCGCAGCCTGCTTGCGCGCCTTGCCCATGGCGCAAGGCTTTCTTTCGGCATGGCCCTCCTCACCATGCTGACGGCCGCCATTCCCGGCGTCTTGTTCGGCCTGCTCGCCGCCTGGCGCGGTGGCTGGCTCGAGCGGGCCTTCGATCTCCTGGCCAACATGGTGCTGGCACTGCCGGGGCTGATGCTCGTTCTTCTGCTGCTCGCCTTCGCGCCCGGCAATTTCGGGCCGCTTTATCTCGGGCTGGCGCTGACCCTGTGGGTGGAATTCTACCGGGTCACGCGCGCAACGACAGCAAGCGTGCTCAAGCAGCCTCACATCGAGGCGGGAAAGCTTCTCGGCTTCGGGCCCGGCTATATTCTGCGCAGCTATGTCCTGCCGGTGATCGCGCCCAATATCGCCACGCTGGCGGCCTTCGCTATGGCAGCGGCGATCATTGCGGTCTCCACGCTGAGCGCCATCAGCGTGGGCCTGCAGCCACCCACGCCCGAACTCGGCAGCATGATCGTGGAACTGCTCCCATACTATGCCGAGGCGCCGCTGCACGTTTTGCTTCCGGCGCTGCTGATCTTCCTGCTCGTGCTCGCCCTGCAACTCGTGGCCCAGAGGGATGATCGATGA
- a CDS encoding ABC transporter permease — protein MGRFLLARLGQASIVAFVVGALCFVLMRVLPGDAAMRIAAGRYGPDAGITDAAEKVRLELGLDRPWLVQFLEWLGNLLRFDLGHSLVTGAPVIQELKVQLGASLLLAATAVLLSLLIGPIVGVLSGLRPNGAVDRLGLAGSVTLRALPPFVLGLILMLIFAIWLGWLPPAGFGTWRDLVLPSLTLALGLAAVSSRVTRNAIAAVAKAPYFAFARHKGLPESVVVRRHGMRNAAIPVVSYLGLQAVYLVEGVVVVESIFAYPGIGHALVHAIIERDIPMVQGTALVMGLIFVAITAAVDAACVWIDPRLRRWQ, from the coding sequence ATGGGGCGTTTCCTGCTCGCGCGCCTGGGGCAGGCCAGCATCGTCGCCTTCGTGGTCGGGGCGCTATGCTTCGTCCTGATGCGGGTTCTTCCCGGCGACGCGGCCATGCGGATTGCCGCCGGCCGCTACGGTCCGGACGCGGGGATCACGGATGCGGCAGAGAAGGTGCGCCTGGAGCTGGGTCTCGACCGCCCGTGGCTCGTGCAGTTCCTGGAGTGGCTCGGCAATCTCTTGCGCTTTGACCTCGGCCATTCCCTCGTCACCGGCGCTCCGGTCATTCAGGAGCTGAAGGTTCAACTCGGAGCCTCGCTTTTGCTTGCGGCCACGGCCGTTCTTCTGTCGCTGCTGATCGGCCCCATCGTCGGCGTCCTCTCCGGTCTCAGGCCCAATGGCGCGGTCGATCGGCTGGGGCTTGCCGGCTCCGTGACCCTGCGCGCCCTGCCGCCATTCGTGCTGGGTCTCATACTCATGCTCATCTTCGCCATCTGGCTCGGCTGGCTGCCGCCCGCCGGGTTCGGCACCTGGCGCGACCTGGTGCTGCCATCCTTGACCCTGGCGCTCGGCCTTGCGGCCGTATCGAGCCGGGTGACGCGCAACGCCATCGCTGCCGTCGCCAAGGCTCCCTATTTCGCCTTCGCCCGGCACAAGGGCCTGCCCGAATCGGTGGTCGTGCGCCGCCACGGGATGCGCAACGCGGCAATCCCCGTCGTCTCCTATCTCGGCCTGCAAGCGGTCTATCTGGTTGAGGGCGTCGTCGTCGTGGAATCGATCTTCGCCTATCCGGGGATCGGCCATGCGCTCGTCCATGCCATTATCGAGCGCGACATCCCGATGGTCCAGGGCACGGCGCTCGTCATGGGGCTGATCTTCGTCGCCATCACCGCCGCCGTGGACGCCGCCTGCGTGTGGATCGATCCGCGTCTGAGGAGGTGGCAATGA
- a CDS encoding ABC transporter substrate-binding protein produces MRFAAFFLAAALALGLSSGPGFTQERTLKVAGPWEIAGIDPAQSGYVFSRLQVAETLVSADPTGKLIPALAEKWSVSDDGLTWRFTMRDGAVFHDGTPVTASAAANSLERAHKGVGVLAQVPIAEIVSEGQDVVIRLKEPFAAVPAYLVNFSAIILAPASYDASGKVNQIIGSGPYKVKAFTPPLKLELEASGNWWGGKPGIGAVSYLAVGQGETRALMAESGEADLVFSMLPVSVERLKRNPKLDVKIATIPRTRILKVNAGSPFFDDVRERQAVSLAIDRVGITKVILRNPDLAATQLFPPALGGWHMPDLEPLRHDVEAAKRLLAEAGWKPGADGILERDGKRFSASLITYASWPELPPIATALQAQLRKVGIDVQVLVGNSSEIPARHKDGTLEMGLISRLYSIVPDPVGTLLQDYGPGGGDWGATGWANEEMATLVKKLVATSDPEQRAPLQRRAVEILQEELPSIPVTWSELAIVANKRITGVEVDPLEVNYGIASIHWAK; encoded by the coding sequence ATGCGTTTCGCAGCTTTTTTCCTCGCGGCGGCTTTGGCGCTCGGCCTTTCCAGCGGGCCGGGGTTCACCCAGGAGCGCACCCTCAAGGTCGCCGGCCCTTGGGAGATCGCCGGGATTGATCCTGCGCAATCCGGCTATGTGTTCAGCCGGCTGCAAGTGGCCGAGACGCTGGTCTCGGCTGATCCGACCGGCAAGCTCATCCCGGCACTGGCCGAGAAATGGTCTGTGAGCGATGACGGGCTCACCTGGCGCTTCACCATGCGCGACGGCGCGGTTTTCCACGACGGCACGCCCGTTACCGCCAGCGCCGCGGCGAACAGCCTCGAGCGCGCCCACAAGGGCGTGGGCGTGCTGGCGCAAGTGCCGATCGCGGAGATCGTGAGCGAAGGGCAGGATGTGGTGATACGGCTCAAAGAGCCGTTCGCCGCCGTGCCGGCCTATCTCGTCAATTTCAGCGCGATCATTCTGGCGCCCGCCTCTTATGATGCATCCGGGAAGGTGAACCAGATCATCGGCTCCGGCCCCTACAAGGTGAAGGCGTTTACGCCGCCCTTGAAGCTGGAGCTCGAGGCCTCAGGCAACTGGTGGGGCGGCAAGCCCGGCATCGGCGCGGTCAGCTATCTAGCGGTAGGACAGGGCGAGACGCGGGCGCTGATGGCCGAAAGCGGCGAGGCCGACCTCGTCTTCTCCATGCTGCCGGTCTCGGTCGAGCGGCTGAAGCGCAACCCGAAGCTCGACGTGAAGATCGCCACCATTCCGCGCACGCGCATTCTCAAGGTGAATGCCGGCTCGCCCTTCTTCGACGACGTCAGGGAACGGCAGGCGGTAAGTCTCGCCATCGACCGCGTGGGGATCACGAAAGTCATCCTGCGCAACCCGGACCTCGCCGCCACCCAGCTCTTTCCGCCGGCCCTCGGTGGCTGGCACATGCCGGATCTCGAGCCGCTGAGGCACGATGTGGAGGCCGCCAAGCGGCTGCTGGCGGAGGCGGGCTGGAAGCCCGGCGCCGACGGCATCCTGGAGCGGGACGGCAAACGTTTCAGCGCCTCCCTGATCACTTATGCGAGCTGGCCGGAACTGCCGCCGATCGCCACCGCGCTTCAGGCGCAGCTCAGAAAGGTCGGGATCGATGTCCAAGTCCTGGTGGGCAACAGCTCGGAAATCCCGGCCCGGCACAAGGACGGCACGCTGGAAATGGGCCTGATCTCCCGGCTCTACTCGATCGTGCCCGATCCGGTCGGCACGTTACTGCAGGACTATGGGCCCGGTGGCGGGGACTGGGGCGCCACGGGCTGGGCGAACGAGGAGATGGCCACTCTCGTCAAGAAGCTGGTGGCGACAAGTGATCCGGAGCAGAGGGCGCCGCTCCAGCGCCGGGCGGTGGAGATCCTGCAGGAGGAGCTGCCCAGCATCCCGGTCACCTGGTCGGAGCTGGCGATCGTTGCCAACAAGCGCATCACAGGGGTCGAGGTCGACCCGCTGGAGGTCAATTACGGCATCGCCTCCATCCATTGGGCCAAGTGA
- a CDS encoding HutD/Ves family protein — protein MRVLRARRYTTVPWRNGGGTTREIAVYRDPSRHDDFLWRLSIATVARSGPFSRFDGVDRTIALISGGGMLLRSPTASMSVSAGTPPVSFDGETEISCELIGGATVDLNAMTRRGFFRHTLRREQFVGRITIRGVADQTFVVSNGFLELSTGGRDRLRPLDTVAEISPGTALDLYSDQSAEIFIVELTGT, from the coding sequence ATGAGGGTGTTGCGCGCTCGCCGATATACCACCGTTCCCTGGCGGAACGGTGGCGGCACCACTCGAGAGATTGCGGTATATCGCGATCCGAGCCGACATGATGACTTCCTGTGGCGCCTGAGCATCGCGACCGTGGCACGGTCCGGGCCATTCTCCCGGTTCGATGGCGTCGACAGAACGATTGCTCTCATCAGCGGCGGGGGCATGTTGCTGCGCTCGCCCACCGCGAGCATGAGCGTGAGTGCGGGTACACCGCCCGTCTCCTTCGATGGAGAGACAGAGATCTCGTGCGAGCTGATTGGCGGCGCAACCGTCGACCTCAACGCAATGACCCGCCGAGGTTTCTTCCGTCATACCCTGCGCCGAGAGCAGTTCGTTGGGAGGATCACCATCAGGGGTGTGGCCGATCAGACCTTCGTCGTGTCCAACGGGTTCCTGGAACTTTCCACAGGCGGCCGGGATAGGCTTCGGCCGCTCGACACCGTTGCCGAAATCTCTCCTGGAACGGCGCTGGACCTCTATTCGGACCAGTCGGCCGAGATCTTCATCGTCGAGCTGACGGGTACCTAG
- the hutU gene encoding urocanate hydratase, whose amino-acid sequence MTDPRRNARVVRAPHGTELRAKSWLTEAPLRMLMNNLDPDVAENPNELVVYGGIGRAARTWQDFDLIVASLEKLEHDQTLLVQSGKPVGVFRTHADAPRVLIANSNLVPHWATWDHFNELDKKGLAMYGQMTAGSWIYIGTQGIVQGTYETFAEAGRQHYGGKLGGKWILTGGLGGMGGAQPLASVMAGACCLAVECNPDSIDFRLRTRYLDEKAETLDEALAMIERWTKAGQAKSVGLLGNASEILPEIASRGIRPDIVTDQTSAHDPINGYLPKGWTMAEWREKRISDPKAVEKAARASIRDHVQAMVTFHNRGIPTLDYGNNIRQIAKDEGLEDAFAFPGFVPAYIRPLFCRGVGPFRWAALSGDPEDIYKTDAKVRELTPGNTQLHNWLDMARERIAFQGLPARICWVGLGDRHRLGLAFNEMVRSGELKAPVVIGRDHLDSGSVASPNRETEAMKDGSDAVSDWPLLNALLNTASGATWVSLHHGGGVGMGFSQHAGMVICADGTDDAARRLERVLWNDPASGVMRHADAGYDIAVDCARRNGLNLPAILG is encoded by the coding sequence ATGACCGATCCACGCCGCAACGCGCGCGTAGTTCGCGCGCCCCACGGTACCGAACTTCGTGCCAAGAGCTGGCTCACCGAAGCGCCGCTGCGCATGCTGATGAACAATCTCGATCCCGATGTCGCCGAGAACCCCAACGAGCTTGTCGTTTATGGGGGTATCGGACGAGCCGCACGCACCTGGCAGGACTTCGATTTGATCGTGGCATCGCTCGAAAAGCTCGAGCACGATCAGACGCTGCTCGTTCAGTCCGGCAAACCCGTCGGTGTCTTCCGCACCCATGCAGATGCCCCGCGTGTTCTCATCGCCAATTCCAATCTCGTGCCGCATTGGGCCACCTGGGATCACTTCAACGAGCTCGACAAGAAGGGGCTCGCCATGTACGGCCAGATGACGGCCGGCTCGTGGATCTATATCGGCACGCAAGGCATAGTGCAGGGCACCTACGAGACCTTCGCGGAGGCTGGGCGTCAGCATTATGGCGGCAAGCTCGGGGGTAAGTGGATCCTCACCGGGGGCCTGGGCGGCATGGGCGGCGCGCAGCCGCTGGCGTCCGTCATGGCGGGCGCCTGCTGTCTCGCGGTCGAATGCAACCCCGACTCCATCGATTTCCGTCTGCGTACGCGCTACCTCGACGAGAAGGCGGAAACGCTCGACGAGGCGCTGGCGATGATCGAGCGGTGGACAAAAGCTGGCCAAGCCAAGTCCGTGGGCCTTCTCGGAAACGCTTCCGAAATCCTGCCGGAGATCGCAAGCCGCGGCATCCGCCCGGACATCGTCACCGACCAGACGTCTGCGCACGACCCGATCAACGGCTACCTGCCCAAGGGCTGGACGATGGCGGAGTGGCGCGAGAAGCGCATCAGCGATCCGAAGGCTGTCGAGAAAGCCGCACGTGCCTCGATACGCGACCATGTCCAGGCCATGGTGACCTTCCACAACCGCGGCATCCCGACCCTCGACTACGGCAACAACATCCGCCAGATCGCCAAGGATGAAGGCCTCGAGGACGCTTTCGCGTTTCCCGGCTTCGTCCCGGCCTATATCCGGCCTCTCTTCTGCCGGGGGGTCGGGCCGTTCCGCTGGGCCGCGCTGTCGGGCGACCCGGAAGACATCTACAAGACCGATGCCAAGGTGCGCGAGCTGACGCCGGGCAACACCCAGCTCCACAACTGGCTGGATATGGCGAGGGAGCGCATCGCCTTTCAGGGGCTACCCGCGCGTATCTGCTGGGTTGGCTTAGGCGATCGGCACCGCCTTGGCCTTGCATTCAACGAGATGGTTCGCAGCGGCGAGCTCAAGGCTCCGGTCGTGATCGGCCGCGATCACCTGGATTCCGGTTCCGTCGCTTCGCCCAATCGTGAGACCGAGGCCATGAAGGACGGCTCGGACGCGGTGTCCGACTGGCCACTTCTCAATGCGCTCCTCAACACGGCATCCGGTGCCACGTGGGTATCCCTGCATCATGGCGGCGGTGTCGGCATGGGCTTCTCACAGCATGCCGGCATGGTGATCTGTGCGGACGGAACGGACGATGCGGCGCGCCGCCTGGAGCGTGTGCTTTGGAACGATCCGGCGAGCGGGGTCATGCGCCATGCCGATGCCGGTTACGACATCGCCGTCGATTGCGCACGCCGGAACGGCCTGAACCTCCCGGCTATCCTCGGCTGA
- the hutG gene encoding N-formylglutamate deformylase, which yields MSLFELYRGNSPVILGFPHTGTYVPDEIAAALNDTGRLLTDTDWHIHELYRGLLPGASSIRALFHRYVIDANRDPRGISLYPGQNTTGLIPQTDFDGKPIWKQGQAPDDTETADRLERFHGPYHLALSTEIERVRAEHGVAVVFDCHSIRSTIPFLFSGKLPDLNIGSVDGTSCSTAIEAAAVEVAAAAAGYTYVLNGRFKGGWTTRHYGQPRQGIHAIQLELAQDTYLSKEEPPFDLDPAKAGRLRKHLSDMLKRIEDLAPTLAKVAS from the coding sequence ATGAGTCTTTTCGAGCTTTATCGGGGCAACTCACCGGTCATCCTGGGTTTTCCGCACACGGGCACCTATGTCCCCGACGAGATCGCGGCCGCGCTCAATGACACGGGTCGCCTGCTGACGGATACCGATTGGCACATCCACGAACTTTATCGCGGCCTTCTCCCGGGCGCGTCGAGCATTCGGGCGCTCTTCCATCGCTATGTGATCGATGCCAATCGCGACCCGAGGGGTATCAGCCTCTACCCCGGACAGAATACCACCGGGCTCATTCCGCAAACGGACTTCGACGGCAAGCCCATCTGGAAACAAGGGCAGGCGCCTGACGATACGGAGACCGCCGATCGGCTCGAGCGCTTTCACGGGCCTTACCATCTCGCGCTGTCGACGGAGATCGAGCGGGTGAGGGCCGAGCATGGCGTCGCCGTCGTGTTCGATTGCCACTCGATCCGCTCCACCATCCCGTTCCTGTTCTCGGGCAAGCTCCCCGACCTGAATATCGGGAGCGTCGACGGCACCTCCTGCTCAACGGCGATCGAAGCTGCCGCCGTCGAGGTTGCGGCCGCCGCGGCCGGTTACACCTACGTTCTCAACGGTCGCTTCAAGGGCGGCTGGACGACGCGACACTACGGGCAGCCGCGACAAGGCATCCATGCGATCCAGCTCGAGCTGGCGCAGGACACCTATCTCAGTAAGGAAGAACCGCCCTTCGATCTCGATCCAGCGAAAGCTGGCCGCTTGCGGAAGCACCTGAGCGACATGCTCAAGCGCATCGAAGACCTCGCTCCCACTCTTGCGAAAGTAGCATCATGA
- the hutH gene encoding histidine ammonia-lyase, with product MTVTLTPGAVSLETLATIYWDGVPAALDPDANEAVRRGADRIAAVASGSTPVYGVNTGFGKLASIRIDSADLAILQRNLILSHCCGIGQPLPENVVRLMMSLKLVSLGRGASGVRVELIRLIEAMLARGVIPVIPEKGSVGASGDLAPLAHMAAVMMGEGEAVFEGRRLGGGEALDRAGLHAVVLAAKEGLALINGTQASTALALAGLFRAHRAAQAALVTGALSTDAAMGSPTPFHPDIHALRGHQGQIDTAAALRALLHGSAIRESHIEGDERVQDPYCIRCQPQVDGACLDLLRSAARTLEIEANAVTDNPLVLPDDSIVSGGNFHAEPVAFAADQIALAICEIGAIAQRRIALLVDPALSYGLPAFLTKKPGLNSGLMIAEVTSAALMSENKQMAHPASVDSTPTSANQEDHVSMACHGARRLLQMTDNLFGIIGIEALTAAQGIDCRAPLQTGHELQKARSALRAVVRELDGDRYMASDIEAAVSLVANGTLTNAVSAGILPELTPR from the coding sequence ATGACTGTGACGCTTACCCCCGGCGCCGTTTCCCTGGAGACACTCGCGACAATTTATTGGGACGGGGTTCCGGCGGCGCTGGATCCCGATGCGAACGAGGCCGTGCGGCGCGGGGCGGATCGCATCGCTGCCGTCGCCTCCGGCAGCACACCGGTTTACGGGGTCAATACGGGTTTCGGAAAACTCGCGTCGATCAGGATCGACTCGGCGGACCTAGCGATACTGCAGCGCAACCTGATCCTCTCCCACTGCTGTGGCATCGGCCAGCCGCTGCCCGAAAATGTCGTTCGCCTGATGATGTCGCTCAAACTCGTGTCTTTGGGACGGGGCGCATCCGGCGTTCGGGTCGAACTGATCCGATTGATCGAAGCGATGCTGGCCCGCGGCGTCATCCCCGTCATCCCGGAAAAGGGCTCGGTGGGCGCCTCGGGCGATCTGGCGCCGCTTGCGCATATGGCGGCCGTGATGATGGGCGAAGGCGAGGCGGTCTTCGAAGGCCGCCGTCTCGGCGGTGGCGAGGCGCTGGACAGGGCGGGCCTCCATGCGGTGGTGCTCGCAGCAAAAGAGGGTCTGGCGCTCATCAACGGCACCCAAGCCTCGACCGCCTTGGCACTGGCAGGCCTGTTCCGTGCGCATCGCGCCGCTCAGGCTGCTCTGGTCACCGGTGCCTTGTCGACCGATGCGGCGATGGGCTCGCCGACGCCCTTCCACCCGGACATCCACGCTCTCCGTGGTCATCAGGGGCAGATCGACACCGCTGCCGCGCTGCGTGCGTTACTGCACGGCTCAGCCATCCGCGAGAGCCACATCGAGGGCGACGAACGCGTTCAGGACCCCTATTGCATCCGCTGCCAGCCGCAGGTCGACGGCGCCTGTCTCGATCTGCTGCGCAGCGCGGCCCGTACGCTGGAAATCGAGGCGAATGCCGTTACCGACAATCCCCTGGTCTTGCCGGACGACAGCATCGTGTCCGGAGGCAATTTCCACGCCGAGCCTGTCGCGTTCGCTGCGGATCAGATCGCGCTGGCGATCTGCGAAATCGGCGCGATCGCGCAGCGTCGGATCGCCCTTCTGGTCGACCCCGCTCTTTCTTACGGACTGCCTGCCTTCCTTACGAAAAAGCCGGGGCTCAACTCCGGCCTGATGATCGCGGAAGTGACCTCTGCCGCGCTGATGAGCGAGAACAAGCAGATGGCGCATCCGGCGTCGGTCGACTCGACCCCCACTTCCGCCAACCAGGAGGATCACGTGTCGATGGCCTGCCACGGCGCTCGCCGGCTGCTGCAGATGACCGACAATCTCTTCGGGATCATTGGCATCGAGGCATTGACGGCAGCCCAAGGCATCGATTGCCGGGCTCCCCTGCAGACCGGGCACGAACTGCAGAAGGCCCGATCGGCGCTTCGTGCAGTGGTCCGCGAGCTCGACGGCGATCGCTACATGGCCTCCGACATCGAAGCTGCGGTGAGCCTGGTCGCCAACGGTACGCTGACCAACGCCGTCAGCGCCGGCATTCTCCCGGAGCTGACACCGCGATGA
- the hutI gene encoding imidazolonepropionase: MLPSSSSPDVPPVLWRNCRLATMTHPEGALIEDGALMIRAGRIEYAGSSANAPRPESATDVIDLEGRLVTPALIDCHTHLVHGGNRAREFEMRLNGASYLEIAEAGGGIVSTVKATRALSVAELVAQALPRLDTLLAEGVSTIEIKSGYGLTIEAELAMLRAARALEQARPVRVKTTYLAAHALPAEYKGRSQAYLDEIVLPGLRLAHAEGLVDAVDGFCESIAFSPDEIAQVFTLAKELGLPVKLHAEQLSWLGGARLAASFGALSADHLEYIDEDDARAMAAAGTVAVLLPGAFYAIRETKKPDVAALRRHKVPMAVSTDCNPGTSPLTSLLLAMNMAATFFGLTVHECLAGTTRNAARALGLIDETGTLEAGKSADIAVWNCALPAELVYRIGFNPLHGRIFKGKTP; this comes from the coding sequence ATGCTGCCAAGCTCTTCCTCACCCGATGTGCCTCCCGTCCTCTGGCGCAATTGCCGGCTGGCCACGATGACTCATCCCGAGGGCGCGCTCATCGAGGACGGCGCACTGATGATCCGGGCGGGGCGCATCGAATATGCCGGAAGCAGCGCCAACGCCCCGCGGCCAGAGTCCGCTACGGACGTCATCGATCTGGAGGGGCGGCTCGTGACGCCCGCGCTGATCGACTGTCACACCCATCTCGTTCATGGTGGAAACCGGGCTCGCGAGTTCGAGATGCGTCTCAACGGTGCGAGCTACCTCGAGATTGCAGAGGCCGGTGGTGGCATCGTCTCGACGGTCAAGGCGACGCGAGCCTTGTCGGTGGCGGAGCTTGTCGCCCAGGCCTTGCCGCGGCTCGACACCTTGCTCGCCGAGGGGGTGTCCACCATCGAAATAAAATCCGGATATGGCCTGACGATAGAGGCCGAGCTCGCGATGCTTCGTGCGGCGCGTGCGCTGGAACAGGCGCGTCCCGTTCGCGTGAAGACGACCTATCTGGCGGCGCACGCCTTGCCGGCGGAATACAAGGGCCGCAGCCAAGCCTATCTCGACGAGATCGTCCTTCCAGGACTGCGCCTCGCCCATGCCGAGGGCCTCGTCGATGCCGTGGATGGATTTTGCGAAAGCATCGCCTTCTCGCCTGACGAGATTGCCCAGGTCTTCACCCTCGCGAAGGAACTCGGCCTTCCCGTCAAGCTGCATGCGGAGCAACTGAGTTGGCTGGGCGGCGCGCGTCTCGCCGCCAGTTTCGGTGCCCTGTCCGCCGACCATCTGGAATATATCGACGAGGACGACGCCCGAGCCATGGCCGCCGCTGGAACTGTGGCAGTGCTCCTGCCGGGCGCGTTCTACGCCATCCGAGAAACGAAGAAGCCGGACGTCGCTGCCCTCCGGCGACACAAGGTTCCGATGGCCGTTTCTACGGATTGCAACCCTGGTACCTCGCCGCTCACCTCCCTGCTGCTCGCCATGAACATGGCGGCCACGTTCTTCGGGTTGACGGTCCACGAGTGCCTGGCGGGCACCACGCGAAACGCGGCACGGGCCTTGGGCCTCATCGACGAGACCGGAACCCTCGAGGCGGGAAAGTCAGCGGACATTGCTGTTTGGAACTGCGCACTGCCGGCAGAACTCGTCTACCGGATCGGGTTCAACCCGCTTCATGGACGCATCTTCAAGGGCAAGACGCCATGA